One window of the Colletotrichum lupini chromosome 9, complete sequence genome contains the following:
- a CDS encoding indoleamine 2,3-dioxygenase, giving the protein MSPHALPMFAEQAQTDVLALMKKYAITQNGFLPADAPVKVLPDPYYSPWETIVHHLPELLKAGKLRRDVKGLPLLSTNKLRSQSEWRRAYVILIFLAHAYIWGGEQAEQVLPPAIAVPLLRVSEHLEVPPVATYAGLNLWNFLSTTNDFTDLDSLESLHTFTGTKDEAWFYLVSVAMEAQGARIMTDMLNALESIKTRHYDTITRALEALSGNIRQIGALLERMYEKCDPMVFFYEIRPFLAGSKNMAAAGLPKGVFYDEGNGQGSWQQLRGGSNGQSSLIQFLDIVLGVEHTSEGNSNPHASKTSTSQTRMPAFHEEVRTYMPGPHKRFLEHVARMGSIRELAKLPVSTVEQQDFCNAYQAAIRTMTEFRNKHLQIVTRYIVLPSKKMHSGVKVDLASASSVKDEQLTGTGGTALMPFLKQTRDETLQAGQLERAERR; this is encoded by the exons ATGTCTCCTCACGCGCTTCCTATGTTCGCAGAACAGGCACAGACAGATGTCCTTGCTTTGATGAAGAAGTACGCCATCACACAGAACGGTTTCCTGCCGGCCGACGCACCTGTCAAGGTTCTTCCGGATCCTTACTACTCACCATGGGAAACAATTGTCCATCATCTCCCGGAGCTTCTCAAAGCAGGCAAGCTGCGACGAGATGTCAAAGGTCTTCCTCTCTTATCGACGAACAAGCTACGCAGTCAATCTGAGTGGAGAAGAGCTTATGTGATTTTGATCTTTCTGGCGCATGCCTACATCTGGGGCGGAGAACAGGCAGAACAG GTCCTGCCTCCAGCAATAGCTGTCCCTCTCTTACGCGTCTCCGAGCATCTCGAAGTTCCGCCTGTCGCGACCTACGCAGGCTTGAACTTGTGGAACTTCTTATCGACCACGAACGATTTCACTGATCTGGATTCTCTTGAGTCTCTACACACTTTTACTGGCACAAAAGACGAAGCTTGGTTTTACTTAGTCTCAGTGGCCATGGAGGCCCAAGGCGCTCGAATTATGACCGACATGCTAAATGCTTTGGAGTCCATTAAGACAAGGCACTACGACACAATCACGCGGGCACTAGAAGCACTGTCTGGCAATATTCGACAGATCGGGGCTTTACTGGAACGGATGTATGAGAAATGTGACCCGATGGTATTCTTCTACGAGATTCGTCCATTTCTGGCCGGAAGTAAAAACATGGCAGCAGCAGGCCTACCCAAAGGTGTCTTTTACGACGAAGGCAACGGTCAGGGTAGTTGGCAACAACTTCGTGGGGGAAGCAACGGACAAAGCTCTCTGATCCAATTTCTCGACATTGTTCTGGGGGTTGAGCACACATCAGAGGGCAACAGCAACCCACATGCAAGCAAGACCAGCACCAGCCAAACACGAATGCCCGCTTTTCACGAGGAAGTCCGCACTTACATGCCAGGGCCACACAAACGTTTCCTCGAACACGTTGCCCGCATGGGCAGCATCCGAGAGCTTGCAAAACTACCGGTTTCGACTGTCGAGCAGCAAGACTTCTGCAATGCATACCAAGCAGCAATTCGAACGATGACAGAGTTTCGGAACAAGCATTTGCAAATTGTTACCCGCTATATCGTGCTTCCTTCGAAGAAGATGCACAGTGGCGTGAAAGTAGACTTGGCAAGCGCATCTTCAGTGAAGGACGAGCAGCTCACGGGAACAGGCGGAACAGCATTGATGCCATTCCTGAAGCAAACAAGAGACGAGACTCTGCAGGCGGGACAGTTAGAGAGAGCAGAGCGGAGATGA
- a CDS encoding kynureninase 2 yields the protein MDFNAFAEQIRSGSQAKFPANANTISFAQQLDAQDKLAYLRNEFIIPTKGSLKKKSLTGTLPNPILITPKDNQLLNGNTNVVNGTNGSHSSSEDDATPSVYFCGNSLGVPPKAVKDYIHAHLETWASIGVNGHFQDLENSPLVCWQDMAEDVAKKSAAIVGALPEEVVMMNTLTANLHFLMASFYRPTEKKHKIILEWRPFPSDHYVIESQIQWHGLDPSKSMVQIQPDENFYISTDLILKTIDEHAEETALILLPGIQYYSGQLFDMPRITEYAQSKGIIVGWDLAHAAGNVELRLHDWNVDFAAWCTYKYQNAGPGSMAGAFVHERHGKVDTSEGKPKFRHRLTGWYGGDKSVRFNMDNNFLPTVGAGGFQVSNPSAIDLASLSGALSVFSKTSMAELRTKSLVLTAYAEHLLDGILADDTDEPSFRVLTPRNAHERGAQLSVLLKDGLLEHVVEAFVEEGIVCDKRKPGVIRVAPVPLYCTFQDVWKFMDTLRKAIAEKSS from the exons ATGGATTTCAACGCATTTGCCGAGCAGATTCGTTCTGGGAGCCAGGCCAAGTTTCCTGCTAATGCAAACACCATCTCGTTTGCGCAGCAGCTCGACGCGCAAGACAAACTCGCGTATTTGCGCAATGAGTTCATCATTCCGACGAAAGGCTCTCTCAAAAAAAAGTCTTTGACCGGAACTCTCCCTA ATCCAATACTAATTACCCCAAAAGACAATCAACTTCTCAACGGCAATACAAATGTGGTCAATGGCACCAATGGAAGTCATTCGTCGTCCGAAGATGATGCGACTCCATCAGTCTACTTTTGTGGTAACTCACTGGGAGTTCCACCCAAAGCAGTCAAGGACTACATTCACGCTCATTTGGAGACCTGGGCATCGATTGGGGTGAATGGCCACTTCCAGGACCTCGAAAACTCACCCCTTGTTTGCTGGCAAGACATGGCTGAGGACGTGGCGAAGAAAAGCGCAGCCATTGTCGGTGCCCTCCCCGAAGAGGTTGTTATGATGAATACCTTGACCGCAAACCTGCACTTTTTGATGGCCAGCTTCTACCGACCGACAGAGAAGAAGCATAAAATTATCCTTGAATGGCGGCCATTTCCGAGTGATCAC TATGTGATCGAATCGCAGATTCAGTGGCATGGATTGGATCCGTCCAAGTCGATGGTCCAGATCCAGCCCGATGAGAACTTTTACATCTCAACTGATCTCATTCTGAAGACCATTGATGAACATGCGGAGGAGACTGCCCTCATTTTACTTCCCGGTATACAATACTACAGTGGCCAACTTTTCGACATGCCTCGAATTACCGAATATGCGCAGTCTAAGGGCATTATTGTCGGTTGGGACTTGGCTCATGCTGCTGGAAACGTCGAGTTACGGCTTCACGACTGGAATGTTGACTTCGCGGCCTGGTGTACATACAAGTACCAGAATGCTGGACCAGGGTCAATGGCCGGCGCATTTGTCCACGAAAGACACGGAAAGGTCGACACCAGCGAGGGGAAGCCCAAGTTTCGCCACAGACTAACGGGCTGGTACGGCGGTGACAAGTCGGTCCGCTTCAATATGGACAACAACTTCCTCCCTACCGTTGGCGCTGGTGGTTTCCAAGTTTCAAATCCCTCAGCCATCGATCTCGCCTCGCTATCGGGTGCCCTCTCGGTATTCAGCAAGACCTCCATGGCTGAATTGCGAACAAAGTCTTTGGTGCTTACTGCGTACGCGGAGCATCTTCTTGATGGCATCTTGGCAGATGATACCGACGAACCTTCATTCAGGGTTCTTACGCCTAGGAATGCCCACGAGAGAGGTGCTCAGCTGAGTGTCCTGCTCAAGGACGGCCTACTCGAACATGTCGTGGAAGCTTTCGTTGAGGAAGGAATCGTTTGTGATAAACGCAAGCCAGGAGTTATCCGTGTCGCGCCGGTGCCCCTGTATTGCACATTCCAGGATGTATGGAAGTTCATGGACACTCTGAGGAAAGCTATCGCTGAAAAGTCTTCATGA